A region of Lycium barbarum isolate Lr01 chromosome 3, ASM1917538v2, whole genome shotgun sequence DNA encodes the following proteins:
- the LOC132633549 gene encoding uncharacterized protein LOC132633549 isoform X1 — protein MAGEEEKNSDFYEVLGLNKECTETELRNAYKKLALKWHPDRCSASGNAKFVDEAKKKFQSIQEAYSVLSDANKRFLYDVGVYDSGDDDDENGMGDFLNEMAAMMSQNKSNENQGETFEELQGLFDEMFQSDIGMFSSSSSSSCRTGTPSMCSTSSSTSFSDTFLTFSNKRSSAEMNSGSTVKDDSCQFQGFCLGVERRENATEEKGVGPKTPRMDGSNRRDAKRQKVLS, from the exons ATGGCTGGCGAAGAAGAGAAAAACAGTGATTTTTATGAAGTTTTGGGGTTGAACAAGGAATGCACTGAAACAGAGCTTAGGAATGCTTACAAGAAGCTTGCACTG aaATGGCATCCAGATCGCTGTTCAGCATCGGGGAACGCAAAGTTTGTGGACGAGGCAAAGAAGAAATTTCAGTCCATTCAAGAAGCATATTCTG TGCTGTCGGATGCCAACAAAAGGTTTCTGTACGATGTAGGAGTTTATGACTctggtgatgatgatgacgaaAAT GGAATGGGTGATTTCCTGAATGAAATGGCAGCTATGATGAGCCAAAATAAGTCCAAT GAAAATCAGGGAGAAACATTTGAGGAATTGCAGGGTCTGTTTGACGAAATGTTCCAAAGTGATATTGGgatgttttcttcttcttcttcttcttcttgtcgGACTGGAACTCCTTCAATGTGTTCTACTTCATCGTCTACATCTTTCAGCGACACCTTTTTAACCTTCTCCAACAAGAGAAGTTCAGCTGAAATGAACTCGGGCAGTACTGTAAAAGACGATTCTTGCCAATTCCAAGGATTTTGTCTAGGG GTGGAACGTCGGGAAAATGCAACGGAAGAGAAAGGAGTTGGACCAAAAACTCCAAGAATGGACGGAAGCAATAGGAGGGACGCTAAAAGGCAAAAGGTTCTATCATGA
- the LOC132633549 gene encoding uncharacterized protein LOC132633549 isoform X2 produces the protein MAGEEEKNSDFYEVLGLNKECTETELRNAYKKLALKWHPDRCSASGNAKFVDEAKKKFQSIQEAYSVLSDANKRFLYDVGVYDSGDDDDENGMGDFLNEMAAMMSQNKSNENQGETFEELQGLFDEMFQSDIGMFSSSSSSSCRTGTPSMCSTSSSTSFSDTFLTFSNKRSSAEMNSGSTVKDDSCQFQGFCLGTGGTSGKCNGRERSWTKNSKNGRKQ, from the exons ATGGCTGGCGAAGAAGAGAAAAACAGTGATTTTTATGAAGTTTTGGGGTTGAACAAGGAATGCACTGAAACAGAGCTTAGGAATGCTTACAAGAAGCTTGCACTG aaATGGCATCCAGATCGCTGTTCAGCATCGGGGAACGCAAAGTTTGTGGACGAGGCAAAGAAGAAATTTCAGTCCATTCAAGAAGCATATTCTG TGCTGTCGGATGCCAACAAAAGGTTTCTGTACGATGTAGGAGTTTATGACTctggtgatgatgatgacgaaAAT GGAATGGGTGATTTCCTGAATGAAATGGCAGCTATGATGAGCCAAAATAAGTCCAAT GAAAATCAGGGAGAAACATTTGAGGAATTGCAGGGTCTGTTTGACGAAATGTTCCAAAGTGATATTGGgatgttttcttcttcttcttcttcttcttgtcgGACTGGAACTCCTTCAATGTGTTCTACTTCATCGTCTACATCTTTCAGCGACACCTTTTTAACCTTCTCCAACAAGAGAAGTTCAGCTGAAATGAACTCGGGCAGTACTGTAAAAGACGATTCTTGCCAATTCCAAGGATTTTGTCTAGGG ACAGGTGGAACGTCGGGAAAATGCAACGGAAGAGAAAGGAGTTGGACCAAAAACTCCAAGAATGGACGGAAGCAATAG